A section of the Dromaius novaehollandiae isolate bDroNov1 chromosome 6, bDroNov1.hap1, whole genome shotgun sequence genome encodes:
- the LOC135328780 gene encoding proline-rich protein 36-like: MASQAVGIHPVPLPAPLSSAPSFSFFPRGSVQCPIPLFSYSFLCPAPPSLLYSFHLCDNICVHLTGSLSLYPALHRPLPLPIPVPARCPSVRLPICLPLSSAFLPVLLFAFPALCPPLQPSLSISIPLLSSSSIYLPPYPSFPLFCPISLSELPSLFFSLHLSGQLFVVLVLFPSLLLAPCPSLPVPVPLSGSPPFSVAPSPFLWPPRLPHFSLFCSPVLCAALPPSVWPSVPLFLFLCPVPRPWGRLSVPLFLSPSIHLPSSLPLFSFVLPPVPASRWRSVVPLRFVWCGGWREVVGARQRW; this comes from the coding sequence ATGGCGAGCCAGGCTGtcgggatccatccggttccgctccctgcccctctgtccagcgctccatccttctctttctttccccgtggctctgtccagtgccccatccctttgtttagctactcgttcctctgcccagctcccccatccctcttgtactctttccatctctgtgacaatatctgcgtccatctaactggctctctatcgctctatccagctcttcatcgtcctcttcctcttcctatccCAGTACCTGCTCGCTGTCCttccgtgcggctccccatcTGTCTGCCGCTCTcatctgcctttctgcctgtacttctctttgccttcccagccctctgtccacccctccagccatctctctctatttccatccctctgctcagttcctcatccatctatttgcctccctatccctcttttcccctgttttgtcccatctctctgtctgaattgccctccctctttttctctctccacctttctggccagctcttcgtcgttctcgtcctcttcccatcgctcctactggctccctgtccctctcttcccgtccccgttcctctctccggttctccccccttctctgttgCTCCCTCGCCATTCCTCTGGCCGCCTcgccttccccatttttctctcttctgctccccggtcctctgtgcagccctccctccatctgtgtggccctctgtccctctctttctcttcctttgtccagtgcccagaccctggggccggctctctgtccctctctttctttctccctccatccatctgccaagctctctgcccctcttttcttttgttctcccccctgtccccgcgtccaggtggaggtctgtcgttcctttgcgttttgtctggtgcggcgggtggCGAGAGGTGGTCGGCGCTCGGCAGAGATGGtga